One Carassius gibelio isolate Cgi1373 ecotype wild population from Czech Republic chromosome B18, carGib1.2-hapl.c, whole genome shotgun sequence DNA segment encodes these proteins:
- the LOC127977063 gene encoding aquaporin-11, which translates to MTEMADISVSLSFLLGIVVFSEVARRTAWYLFPNRNWVIYALELISTFQLCACTHELKLLTEMRGLEPGIALTLTFLISVVHGLSFRSAICNPTGALEQLYLGTLTRRCALTRISCQLIAAEAARRVMPHAWALALSDLHAQHSLTGFSCTNSPVNAPLLQAATVELCCAFVMHTAAFNIEKVEEIYRVPAIAAVITTLVYAGGHLTGAVFNPALAFSIQFPCPGNSFAEYSFVYWIGPILGMTGSLLLIDKVIPAVSGKSTIPKHLNSNRLETKKMK; encoded by the exons ATGACAGAGATGGCCGATATCAGCGTCTCCCTGTCCTTCCTGCTGGGGATTGTAGTTTTTAGCGAAGTGGCGAGGAGAACGGCTTGGTATCTATTCCCAAATCGAAACTGGGTCATCTATGCGCTGGAGTTGATCTCCACTTTTCAGCTGTGCGCATGCACGCACGAGTTAAAGCTGCTCACGGAGATGCGCGGACTGGAGCCAGGGATCGCGCTGACGCTCACGTTCCTCATCTCGGTGGTGCACGGACTTTCATTCCGCAGCGCGATCTGTAACCCGACCGGCGCTCTGGAGCAGCTCTACCTCGGGACTCTGACGCGGAGATGCGCACTGACGCGGATCTCATGCCAGCTGATCGCGGCGGAAGCGGCGCGGCGCGTCATGCCTCACGCGTGGGCGCTAGCGCTGTCTGACCTGCACGCGCAGCACTCGCTGACGGGCTTTTCATGCACGAACAGCCCCGTTAACGCGCCTCTGCTGCAGGCTGCCACGGTGGAGCTGTGCTGCGCGTTCGTGATGCACACTGCGGCGTTTAACATAGAGAAGGTGGAGGAGATATATCGCGTCCCTGCGATAGCTGCTGTCATCACTACATTAGTCTATGCAG GTGGTCATCTCACTGGCGCTGTGTTTAACCCAGCACTGGCCTTCTCCATACAGTTCCCCTGTCCTGGGAACAGTTTTGCGGAGTACAGTTTTGTCTACTGGATTGGACCAATACTAG GTATGACAGGCTCTCTGCTGCTTATTGACAAAGTGATCCCTGCTGTTTCAGGGAAAAGCACAATTCCAAAGCACTTGAACTCTAACAGACTCGAGACGAAAAAGATGAAGTGA